A genomic window from Wolbachia pipientis includes:
- a CDS encoding inositol monophosphatase family protein, with protein sequence MSISSPRINVMLDSVRSASRQLMRDFNELQISNVKSADFINKTYSKSKQTIYDCLHDYKRDYGFISEDDTDQEIKDNGYTWFIMPIEGRENFSSCMVYFAVSVCLIHQNKVVAAVIDAPALRETFWAEERKGAFLEDFRSRHIKMRVKSREGGLIDVSGNLLNKLLPGNSNIRSIGSTILGFAYLAAGRHRGAVYSGVNKYKALLGRLFLQESGGRLTEDNGLIIAGDIKLG encoded by the coding sequence ATGTCCATCTCATCACCACGAATTAATGTGATGCTTGATTCTGTGCGTAGTGCTTCCAGGCAGCTTATGCGCGATTTTAATGAATTGCAAATTTCTAATGTTAAATCAGCAGACTTCATTAATAAAACTTATTCAAAATCCAAGCAAACCATATACGATTGCTTGCACGACTACAAACGAGACTATGGGTTTATTTCCGAAGATGATACTGACCAAGAAATAAAAGATAACGGTTACACTTGGTTTATTATGCCTATAGAGGGCAGGGAGAACTTTTCTAGTTGCATGGTTTATTTTGCAGTATCAGTCTGTCTCATTCATCAAAATAAAGTTGTGGCAGCTGTAATTGATGCTCCGGCTCTTAGAGAAACTTTTTGGGCAGAAGAAAGGAAAGGTGCTTTTCTTGAGGATTTTAGATCTCGTCATATAAAAATGCGGGTGAAAAGCCGTGAAGGGGGTCTAATAGATGTAAGTGGTAATTTATTAAATAAATTGCTGCCTGGCAATAGTAATATACGCTCCATCGGTTCAACAATTTTAGGCTTTGCGTACCTTGCAGCAGGAAGGCACAGAGGAGCAGTTTACTCTGGAGTTAACAAATATAAAGCCTTGCTCGGTAGACTTTTTCTGCAAGAAAGCGGTGGAAGGCTAACGGAAGACAACGGATTGATTATTGCTGGCGATATTAAATTAGGATAA
- the efp gene encoding elongation factor P, which yields MAERANDIRPGQVLEHNGGLFLVVGIMHTQPGKGGAYIQAEMKNIKTGAKHYERFRSDATIRRAILDEEEYVYLFTEGNIVNLMHPSNYEQITINLDLLGEKKIYLQDNMKVKIVTYQDKIISAHVPDYVTLIVKETESVIKGQTATASYKPAILENGMRVNVPQFIKEEDKIVVYTPDDSYYERVKE from the coding sequence ATGGCAGAAAGAGCTAACGATATCAGACCAGGTCAGGTGTTGGAACATAACGGCGGATTGTTTTTGGTTGTAGGTATTATGCATACTCAACCTGGTAAAGGTGGTGCATACATACAAGCCGAAATGAAAAACATTAAAACCGGAGCAAAACACTATGAAAGATTTCGCTCTGACGCAACAATCAGAAGGGCAATTTTAGATGAAGAGGAGTATGTTTACCTTTTCACTGAAGGAAACATTGTAAATCTTATGCATCCAAGTAATTACGAGCAAATCACTATAAATTTGGACTTATTGGGAGAAAAAAAGATTTATCTACAGGATAATATGAAAGTTAAAATAGTAACTTATCAAGACAAAATAATTTCTGCGCATGTGCCTGACTACGTCACATTAATTGTAAAAGAAACAGAGTCCGTTATTAAAGGCCAAACTGCCACTGCTTCTTATAAGCCTGCAATTTTAGAAAACGGAATGCGCGTTAACGTACCTCAGTTTATAAAAGAAGAGGATAAAATTGTAGTATATACTCCAGATGACAGCTATTATGAAAGAGTGAAAGAGTAA
- the rimM gene encoding ribosome maturation factor RimM (Essential for efficient processing of 16S rRNA), which translates to MNDNLVCLGMITSPHGIKGAVKLKTFTEKPENISLYGELISGDENYKIDLVSVIGDNLVIATISGVNSRNEAELLRNKKLYIERSKLPKLNDENEFYQSDLVDMEVRLESNELYGHVKSIYNFGSGDILEILVISTKKRIMLSFTKEIFPHINIRGRYIVLNMPKFID; encoded by the coding sequence ATGAACGACAATCTGGTATGCCTCGGAATGATTACCTCTCCTCACGGAATTAAAGGAGCTGTTAAATTAAAAACTTTTACCGAAAAACCTGAAAATATCTCCTTATATGGTGAGCTAATAAGTGGTGATGAGAATTATAAAATAGACTTAGTATCCGTCATAGGTGATAATCTAGTAATAGCTACAATCAGCGGAGTAAATTCCCGTAATGAAGCAGAGCTTTTAAGGAATAAGAAGCTGTATATAGAAAGAAGTAAGCTACCGAAGCTAAATGATGAGAATGAATTTTATCAAAGTGACCTTGTAGATATGGAAGTAAGGCTGGAAAGTAATGAATTATATGGCCATGTAAAATCTATATATAATTTCGGCTCAGGGGATATATTAGAAATTTTGGTTATCAGCACAAAAAAACGCATTATGCTATCTTTCACTAAAGAGATATTTCCACATATAAATATAAGGGGAAGGTATATAGTATTAAATATGCCGAAATTTATTGACTAA
- a CDS encoding IS4 family transposase: MDRIACLSKKLKEFFNEKADEISDEVGFIKRKRKLRGSSFIKAIVFGNIGVDNCSIETMCQLLNEDSIKITKQGLDWRFAEEAVEFMRRMYNESLLIFRNSLQIDCKILKQFKSVKLLDSSYISLPNNMENMYKGYGTSYSDYESNAKSRIKLQILFDYLNQTLDQLNLTEGIRSDQGYRSHLSNISTNDLLISDLGYFVPASFKQIDEAGAYFVSRYKSDTNTYDIETNQKIELLECLEGQSFLEREVLLGKEVKIKARIICQKLTEEQSIIRRRRANKLAKSHGYTSSQKNQKLLDWSIFITNVPESKISAEQVLTIYRVRWQIELLFKLYKSHIRLDELKGKSYRVLCGLYAKLCAILIFHGIFGCTKLKENTELSLTKAFIELKRRIRELFLALNSKINNLRIFLKKLTTDWSQFSIKDRYRKTRLSTLTSLNLLTTS; the protein is encoded by the coding sequence ATGGACAGAATAGCGTGCTTGTCAAAAAAACTCAAAGAATTCTTCAATGAAAAGGCAGATGAAATATCAGATGAGGTAGGTTTTATAAAAAGGAAAAGAAAGCTTAGAGGATCGTCGTTTATAAAAGCAATAGTTTTTGGTAATATAGGAGTTGATAATTGCAGCATAGAAACGATGTGTCAGTTACTCAACGAAGACTCAATAAAAATAACAAAACAGGGTTTAGATTGGAGATTTGCTGAAGAAGCAGTAGAATTTATGAGAAGAATGTATAATGAATCCTTATTAATATTTAGGAATAGCTTACAAATTGATTGTAAAATTTTAAAGCAATTCAAAAGCGTCAAATTATTGGACAGTAGCTACATTAGCTTGCCTAATAATATGGAAAATATGTACAAAGGATACGGCACTAGCTATAGTGATTATGAAAGCAATGCTAAGTCTAGAATAAAATTACAGATACTTTTTGACTACTTAAACCAGACGCTGGATCAACTTAATCTTACGGAAGGAATAAGGTCAGATCAGGGCTATAGAAGCCATTTAAGCAATATATCAACTAATGATCTGTTAATATCAGACCTGGGCTACTTCGTGCCAGCTTCTTTTAAACAAATTGATGAAGCTGGAGCTTATTTTGTTAGCCGTTATAAATCTGATACAAACACATATGACATCGAAACAAATCAAAAAATAGAGTTATTGGAATGTTTAGAAGGTCAATCCTTTCTAGAAAGGGAAGTGCTATTAGGGAAAGAAGTAAAAATTAAAGCCAGAATTATATGTCAAAAATTAACTGAAGAACAGTCTATAATCAGAAGAAGAAGGGCTAATAAGTTAGCAAAGTCACATGGATACACATCTTCTCAAAAGAATCAAAAATTGCTGGATTGGTCGATATTCATAACTAATGTTCCAGAAAGTAAAATTAGCGCTGAGCAGGTCTTAACAATTTACAGAGTAAGGTGGCAGATTGAATTATTATTTAAATTGTATAAGAGTCACATCAGGCTTGATGAACTTAAAGGAAAGTCATACAGAGTATTATGTGGGCTATATGCTAAATTGTGTGCAATTCTTATATTTCATGGAATATTTGGCTGTACAAAGCTGAAAGAGAATACAGAGCTGAGTTTAACAAAGGCCTTCATTGAACTAAAAAGAAGGATTAGGGAGTTGTTTTTAGCGTTAAATAGTAAAATTAATAACCTGAGAATTTTTCTGAAAAAACTTACCACAGACTGGTCACAATTTTCTATAAAGGACAGGTATAGGAAGACCAGGTTATCTACTTTAACTTCCCTAAACTTGCTTACAACTTCTTAA
- a CDS encoding transposase has product MTDRYAVYNHFSDEKRQICWAHLLRNFERLSHSWNSEVMRLGHCLKDAANGLFALKNALSENEISISKLSQRITNSTA; this is encoded by the coding sequence ATTACCGACAGATATGCAGTTTACAACCACTTCAGTGATGAAAAACGACAAATTTGTTGGGCTCACTTATTGAGAAATTTCGAGAGGTTATCTCATAGTTGGAATAGTGAAGTAATGAGACTTGGCCATTGTTTAAAAGATGCAGCTAATGGATTGTTTGCATTAAAAAACGCTTTATCAGAAAATGAAATTAGTATTTCAAAGTTAAGCCAAAGAATTACGAACAGTACTGCATGA
- a CDS encoding IS481 family transposase: MGYSRDTFYRFKELYENGGEGALHEISKKKPLLANRVSDNIERTVIGIATEFPAYGQERAANELRKRGIIISQGGVRSVWLRNDLETLKKRLKALETKVAQDGIILTEEQLAALEKMKEQKEAHGEIETQHPGYLGSQDTYYVGNIKGIGRIYQQTFVDTYSRVAMVKLYTDRTAITAEDLLNDRVIPFFDEQKIPLLRILTDRGTEYCGKPENHAYQLYLGIENIDHSRTKANSPQTNGICERFHRTMQDECYNIIFRKKIYNSLEDLQIDVDCWLHSYNDTRPHSGKYCYGKTPMQTFLDSKHIAFQKNISSIKQETDISFNYLNSSVS; encoded by the coding sequence ATGGGATACTCAAGAGATACATTTTATCGATTTAAGGAGTTATATGAAAATGGAGGAGAGGGAGCATTACATGAAATAAGTAAGAAAAAACCGCTATTAGCGAACAGAGTTTCCGATAATATAGAAAGAACAGTGATTGGTATAGCAACAGAATTTCCAGCATATGGGCAAGAAAGAGCTGCAAATGAACTGAGAAAAAGAGGTATAATAATTTCTCAGGGAGGAGTAAGGTCTGTATGGCTAAGAAATGACCTTGAAACTCTCAAAAAGAGACTTAAAGCACTAGAGACAAAAGTAGCTCAAGACGGAATCATTTTAACTGAAGAACAACTTGCAGCTTTAGAAAAAATGAAAGAACAAAAGGAAGCTCATGGTGAAATTGAGACGCAACATCCAGGTTATTTGGGTTCTCAAGATACCTATTATGTGGGCAATATCAAAGGTATAGGGCGAATTTATCAGCAGACTTTTGTTGACACTTATTCCAGGGTTGCAATGGTTAAACTTTACACGGACAGAACAGCTATTACAGCTGAAGATCTTCTCAATGATAGGGTTATTCCATTTTTTGATGAGCAGAAAATTCCATTATTACGCATTCTAACTGATAGGGGTACGGAATATTGTGGCAAGCCAGAAAATCACGCTTATCAGCTATATTTGGGAATCGAAAATATCGACCATTCTAGAACCAAAGCCAACTCTCCACAAACTAATGGCATATGTGAAAGATTTCATAGAACTATGCAAGATGAGTGTTACAATATTATCTTTAGAAAGAAAATCTACAATTCTTTGGAAGATCTACAGATTGATGTTGATTGTTGGTTGCATTCTTATAATGATACAAGACCTCACTCTGGTAAGTACTGCTATGGAAAAACACCTATGCAGACTTTTCTTGATAGCAAACATATTGCTTTTCAGAAAAATATTAGTAGCATTAAACAAGAGACTGATATTAGTTTTAACTACCTCAATTCTTCTGTCAGTTAA
- a CDS encoding cation diffusion facilitator family transporter, with translation MKRFYMTAVHNGKHSAAQSKRLIYSIIIVAITMFMEIVGGIVSHSLALLSDAGHMFTDLFALVLSWIAHKLSAKKSDLQRSYGYHRLQIIAAFVNGLTLFFIAIIIIIESIKRFIFPINVEWKVMLVIATLGLISNIIVFFILHSKCESNINIKSAVLHVIGDILGSVAAILASIIIMLTGWQIVDPILSVFVSVIILNSGYKILKNSCHILLEGTPEGISAEEVKSKITSELPEVIDVHHIHAWSLSDNYFIITMHAKIKQNVQHTNVLYEIKKILLDKFEIAHSTIEIEYDECADNKILKH, from the coding sequence ATGAAAAGATTTTATATGACAGCAGTGCATAACGGCAAACACTCAGCAGCACAGTCCAAGCGCTTAATCTATTCCATAATCATAGTTGCAATAACAATGTTTATGGAAATAGTAGGTGGAATAGTTTCACACTCGCTTGCTCTACTGTCGGATGCAGGGCATATGTTTACTGACCTCTTTGCCTTAGTTTTAAGCTGGATAGCACACAAACTTTCAGCTAAGAAGTCTGATTTGCAAAGATCATACGGATACCATCGGTTGCAGATAATTGCAGCATTTGTTAATGGTTTAACTTTATTCTTCATTGCAATAATCATTATAATTGAATCAATAAAGAGGTTTATTTTTCCAATCAATGTTGAGTGGAAAGTAATGTTAGTAATTGCTACACTTGGCCTGATCTCTAATATCATAGTCTTTTTTATATTACATAGTAAATGCGAGAGCAATATAAACATAAAAAGTGCTGTACTACACGTTATAGGAGATATTTTAGGTTCTGTAGCTGCTATACTTGCATCCATAATTATCATGCTTACCGGATGGCAAATAGTGGATCCTATCTTATCAGTGTTTGTTAGTGTAATAATCCTAAACAGTGGCTATAAAATTCTAAAGAATTCTTGCCATATACTCCTTGAAGGTACGCCTGAGGGTATATCTGCTGAAGAGGTAAAAAGTAAGATCACATCAGAATTACCTGAAGTGATAGATGTGCACCACATACATGCATGGTCACTGTCTGATAATTATTTTATAATTACCATGCATGCTAAAATAAAGCAAAATGTGCAGCACACCAATGTTTTATATGAAATAAAAAAAATATTACTAGATAAGTTCGAGATAGCACACTCTACAATCGAGATTGAATACGATGAGTGTGCGGATAATAAAATACTTAAACATTGA
- the plsY gene encoding glycerol-3-phosphate 1-O-acyltransferase PlsY, with the protein MERYVILILSYILGSIPFSLIITRIKGINLREVGSGNIGATNVARTGNKCLAALALFLDSLKGFIAVYIAQQFCDNNDFYTYVSAILAVLGHMFPIWLKFSGGKGVATTLGVLIAFNIPVALVFIFVWLAVFFTFRYSSLASLSATSTAVAWSFFFQRNLFLTLLIIGALVFLKHHRNIVNLLQGKEYKFYR; encoded by the coding sequence ATGGAGAGGTACGTAATCCTTATACTATCCTACATATTAGGTTCAATACCGTTTAGCTTAATCATTACAAGAATAAAAGGGATAAACTTAAGAGAAGTAGGTTCAGGAAACATTGGCGCTACAAATGTTGCAAGAACAGGAAATAAATGTCTTGCTGCTCTGGCATTATTTCTGGATTCCTTGAAAGGATTCATCGCCGTTTATATAGCACAACAATTTTGTGATAATAACGATTTTTATACATATGTATCTGCAATTTTAGCAGTTTTAGGGCACATGTTTCCTATTTGGCTAAAGTTCAGTGGAGGCAAAGGAGTTGCAACAACTCTGGGAGTGTTGATAGCGTTTAACATACCTGTGGCATTAGTGTTCATATTTGTTTGGCTAGCAGTGTTTTTTACCTTTCGATATTCTTCCCTTGCTTCACTCAGTGCTACTTCAACGGCTGTAGCATGGTCCTTTTTTTTTCAGAGGAATTTGTTCTTAACATTACTAATTATAGGAGCACTGGTCTTCCTAAAACACCACAGAAATATTGTGAATCTTCTGCAAGGTAAAGAGTATAAATTTTATAGATAA
- a CDS encoding alanine:cation symporter family protein translates to MIYRLLCMVLFCLLFNDVYAASGFYESYDAVLNGINNFMNEVLFFKIFYIPFILLLLSFGYVFLTLRFKFLNIRMFKHAFAILCGKYDTDHHDGHITHFQAFMTALSSTVGLGTVAGVAIAVSMGGPGAVPWMMITGFFGMSAKFAEVTLAFRHRTEDQEQLFSGPFQYIKNGLEEFGFKKLGIVLAAIYAVFFVLSGLGGSVAFQTNQMVSILSGYSSWVDGHSWFLSSIISALLALVIIGGIKRIARVSSALVPIMSLIYICSCLVIIGFNIHNLGHTFKILFSSMIDFNAVGGGMVGAFVAGIQRAIFASEAGVGSAAITHATTKDEEPVRTGLVAMIEPCFDTMLTCCLTGITIVITGAYQTSVGEGILITQKAFGTVSSWFPILLTIAAPLFAFSSVISFVYCCEMGWLYLFGAKSIVIYRIAVIIVAFFSGLSKDIMAIANIGGTLFSCLALINMTALILFSNQINDEVQCYLKRLRNNKIN, encoded by the coding sequence ATGATTTATAGATTACTTTGTATGGTGCTATTTTGCCTATTGTTTAATGATGTGTACGCTGCTTCAGGTTTTTATGAAAGTTATGATGCTGTGTTGAATGGAATAAATAACTTCATGAATGAAGTGCTGTTTTTCAAAATCTTTTATATACCGTTCATACTTCTTCTACTATCCTTTGGTTATGTATTTTTAACCTTACGCTTTAAGTTTCTCAACATAAGAATGTTTAAGCATGCGTTTGCTATTTTATGTGGAAAATATGACACGGATCACCATGATGGTCATATTACGCATTTTCAGGCATTTATGACTGCACTTTCAAGCACAGTAGGCCTTGGAACTGTTGCTGGAGTCGCAATTGCAGTTTCAATGGGAGGTCCAGGAGCGGTGCCTTGGATGATGATTACAGGTTTTTTTGGTATGTCAGCAAAATTTGCCGAAGTGACTTTAGCATTTAGACATAGAACAGAAGATCAGGAGCAATTGTTTAGTGGTCCCTTTCAGTATATAAAGAATGGTCTGGAGGAATTTGGATTTAAAAAACTTGGTATTGTTTTAGCTGCAATATATGCAGTATTCTTTGTATTATCAGGTCTTGGTGGAAGTGTAGCGTTTCAAACCAACCAAATGGTTTCAATATTATCTGGCTATTCAAGTTGGGTAGATGGTCACTCTTGGTTTCTTTCTTCCATAATCTCTGCGCTGCTTGCTCTAGTGATTATTGGCGGAATTAAAAGGATAGCTAGAGTATCTTCTGCACTAGTGCCTATTATGTCACTCATATATATATGTAGCTGCCTTGTTATTATTGGATTTAATATCCACAATCTTGGTCACACATTTAAGATATTATTTTCCAGCATGATAGATTTTAATGCTGTTGGCGGAGGGATGGTAGGAGCATTTGTTGCTGGAATTCAAAGAGCAATTTTTGCCAGCGAAGCTGGTGTCGGCTCTGCTGCAATTACTCATGCAACAACTAAAGATGAAGAACCAGTAAGAACTGGGCTTGTTGCTATGATAGAACCGTGTTTTGATACAATGCTCACTTGCTGTTTAACTGGAATAACGATAGTAATAACAGGTGCATACCAGACTAGTGTTGGTGAAGGGATATTAATCACTCAAAAGGCATTTGGAACTGTTTCTTCATGGTTTCCTATACTTTTAACCATAGCTGCACCTTTGTTTGCATTTTCTTCAGTAATTTCGTTTGTATATTGTTGTGAAATGGGGTGGCTATATTTATTCGGTGCAAAAAGTATAGTGATATACCGCATAGCAGTAATAATTGTAGCGTTTTTTTCTGGTCTTTCTAAAGATATAATGGCTATTGCCAATATCGGTGGAACTTTGTTCTCTTGTTTAGCTCTCATCAACATGACAGCGCTTATACTGTTTAGTAATCAGATTAACGATGAAGTTCAGTGCTACCTAAAAAGGCTGAGGAATAATAAAATTAATTAA
- a CDS encoding CDP-alcohol phosphatidyltransferase family protein, with protein MNNDGSNSRFLPITKLFPNFITLLGLCSGLTSLKFTFNEQWEFSVIFIIIAAIIDGMDGRIARILKSTSDFGAQLDSFADFLNFGAAPAFLLYFWKLNEIKVIGWILVMIYVICISIRLARFNVSLHSEQSHWEKFFFSGVPAPVCALLSLLPIIITFQSHESEYLLLIERFFNTRNVACYFLAISFFSISHIPTFSAKYIYVPKSLSYIFVSFFGVLIIFFISKPWMTLPILGVVYVLTIPVSTGLYIYYSYKAR; from the coding sequence ATGAATAACGATGGAAGTAACAGTAGATTCTTACCTATTACTAAATTATTCCCAAACTTTATAACTTTATTGGGTTTATGTTCTGGTCTCACTTCACTTAAATTTACATTTAATGAACAATGGGAATTCTCAGTAATTTTTATCATCATTGCAGCAATAATAGATGGAATGGATGGCAGAATAGCTAGAATTCTAAAATCAACTAGCGATTTTGGAGCCCAGCTTGATTCTTTTGCAGATTTTCTAAATTTTGGTGCAGCGCCTGCATTTCTTTTGTATTTTTGGAAGCTAAACGAAATCAAAGTCATAGGTTGGATTTTAGTAATGATATACGTAATCTGCATATCAATAAGACTTGCAAGATTTAATGTTTCGCTACACTCAGAACAATCACACTGGGAAAAATTTTTCTTTTCTGGTGTTCCAGCTCCAGTGTGTGCTTTACTTTCTTTGTTACCAATAATTATTACCTTTCAATCTCATGAGAGTGAATACTTACTTCTCATAGAGCGATTTTTTAACACAAGAAACGTAGCTTGTTACTTTCTGGCCATTTCATTTTTTTCGATAAGTCACATTCCAACTTTCTCTGCAAAATATATTTATGTTCCCAAAAGCTTATCCTATATATTTGTGTCATTTTTTGGAGTACTTATTATATTTTTCATCAGTAAGCCCTGGATGACGCTACCAATTTTAGGTGTAGTGTATGTACTTACTATTCCAGTAAGCACTGGGCTTTATATATATTACTCGTATAAAGCTCGTTAG
- a CDS encoding phosphatidylserine decarboxylase, whose product MCFGLPNINREGYSFIVVSFIVTCIAFSISWGFGVTCLFSTLLCTYFFRDPARAVPNNKDLILSPADGVVSKIEEVNYPLSAENGEEKKFTLVSIFLSVLNVHVNRIPISGMIKEMNYKKGKFVSAMNNRSSNENEKQVIVIEYEKGKEIIVEQIAGLIARRIVCNLEVSQNVQAGERFGIIRFGSRVNIYVPADTEVRVSKGQTVIGGETIIANLNKENVQEKLTFDVI is encoded by the coding sequence ATGTGTTTTGGTTTACCTAATATAAATAGGGAAGGTTATTCATTTATAGTAGTTTCCTTTATAGTAACGTGTATAGCATTCTCTATATCTTGGGGGTTTGGTGTTACATGCTTGTTTTCGACATTATTGTGTACTTATTTCTTTCGCGATCCAGCAAGAGCTGTGCCAAACAATAAGGATCTTATATTAAGTCCTGCTGATGGTGTGGTTTCAAAAATTGAAGAAGTTAATTATCCTTTATCGGCAGAAAATGGAGAAGAGAAGAAGTTCACGCTTGTTAGCATATTTTTAAGTGTTTTGAACGTCCATGTGAACCGTATACCAATATCTGGTATGATAAAGGAAATGAATTATAAAAAAGGCAAGTTTGTATCCGCAATGAACAATAGGTCTAGTAATGAAAATGAAAAGCAGGTTATTGTGATTGAATACGAAAAGGGGAAAGAAATTATTGTGGAGCAAATAGCTGGATTAATTGCACGTCGTATCGTTTGTAATTTAGAAGTATCCCAGAATGTGCAAGCAGGTGAAAGGTTTGGAATTATAAGATTTGGTAGTAGAGTGAATATTTATGTTCCTGCTGATACAGAAGTCAGAGTTTCAAAAGGGCAAACTGTTATTGGTGGTGAAACAATTATAGCAAACTTAAATAAGGAAAACGTTCAAGAGAAGCTTACTTTTGACGTCATATGA
- the recA gene encoding recombinase RecA, with the protein MANNSEERSNDKQKALDNAISQIEKAFGKGAIMKLKQNPVEKIDTISTGSIALDSVLGVGGLPKGRIIEIFGPESSGKTTLALHVIAEAQKKGGSCAFIDAEHALDVLYARKLGVSTDDLVISQPDTGEQALHIVEYLVCSGAVDVIVIDSVAALTPRAEIEGDMGDQHMGLQARLLSHGLRKLTSAVSKANCILIFINQIRMKIGVVYGNPETTTGGNALKFYTSVRLDIRKVGVIKDKENITGNETRVKVVKNKVAPPFREAKFDIMYNEGISKFGEIIDMGAKLGVLEKAGAYYSYNNTRLGQGRENVKTYLKTNKEVANEIETKIRDLLRSHDNSIIIDEDSEQLLEESVF; encoded by the coding sequence ATGGCAAACAACTCAGAAGAAAGAAGTAATGATAAGCAAAAAGCATTAGATAATGCAATAAGCCAAATTGAAAAAGCATTTGGTAAAGGTGCAATAATGAAGTTGAAGCAAAACCCTGTAGAGAAAATAGACACAATATCCACAGGATCAATTGCGCTTGATTCGGTTCTAGGTGTTGGAGGACTGCCAAAAGGACGTATAATTGAAATATTTGGGCCCGAGAGTTCTGGTAAAACCACTCTTGCCTTGCATGTAATTGCTGAAGCACAAAAAAAAGGAGGATCATGCGCATTTATCGATGCAGAACATGCATTGGATGTCTTATATGCTCGTAAACTTGGGGTAAGCACTGATGATTTAGTGATTTCACAACCAGATACTGGAGAGCAGGCGTTGCATATTGTTGAGTATTTAGTGTGTTCTGGTGCGGTTGATGTGATAGTTATTGACTCTGTTGCAGCATTAACTCCAAGAGCTGAAATTGAAGGTGATATGGGTGATCAACATATGGGGCTGCAAGCAAGGCTTCTAAGTCACGGACTACGAAAGCTAACCTCTGCCGTTTCAAAAGCGAACTGTATATTGATATTTATTAATCAAATTCGTATGAAAATAGGAGTAGTGTATGGAAATCCTGAAACTACCACGGGTGGAAATGCATTAAAATTCTATACTTCTGTAAGGCTTGACATAAGAAAAGTTGGTGTAATAAAAGACAAAGAAAATATTACAGGCAATGAAACAAGAGTTAAAGTTGTAAAAAATAAAGTTGCTCCTCCATTTAGAGAAGCGAAATTTGATATAATGTACAATGAAGGTATATCAAAATTCGGAGAAATAATAGATATGGGAGCAAAGCTTGGTGTGCTTGAAAAAGCAGGTGCTTACTATTCATATAACAACACACGCCTTGGACAAGGAAGAGAGAATGTAAAAACTTACCTAAAAACAAACAAAGAAGTCGCAAATGAAATAGAAACAAAAATCAGAGATTTACTCAGAAGTCATGATAATTCTATTATAATAGACGAGGATAGTGAGCAACTTTTAGAAGAATCCGTGTTCTGA